The following are encoded in a window of Nibricoccus aquaticus genomic DNA:
- a CDS encoding sensor histidine kinase — protein MPCDVTAKPLPDPADNRWMMAALCVLWSFTVYNITIRLWETRPLHLALFIVAALTYFGLMSNRAAAYYRPRRYQGYFLHQFLVLTVMLYGAQTAANFVWTLFLPVLSQIIIYLPPKRIPATLLTNLFLAAFPALLIPPQYAQNYLISFGSSFLFTAGCSYAIRREFTARRELHEAHEKLRAHSAQAEALAAAEERNRLAREIHDGVAHHLTSAHVLVEAGLALLPPSSSPPATDSLQKAQQQIRSALNELRDSIASRRPAHDTPLPDRLDQLILEGNFPATLTVSGPPRRFAFTHEQALYRVAQEALTNARKHAPGHAIRLQLDFSAPENIRLRVENDQPAQSSSGDGAFGLLSLRERMQQLGGTFRAGAENSGQFVVLAELSA, from the coding sequence ATGCCCTGTGACGTTACCGCCAAACCGCTCCCCGATCCCGCCGACAATCGCTGGATGATGGCCGCGCTCTGCGTGCTCTGGAGCTTCACGGTTTACAACATCACGATCCGACTCTGGGAAACGCGTCCGCTCCACCTCGCCCTCTTCATCGTCGCGGCACTCACGTACTTCGGGCTCATGAGCAACCGCGCCGCCGCTTATTACAGGCCCCGGCGCTACCAAGGCTACTTCCTCCACCAATTCCTCGTACTCACCGTGATGCTCTATGGCGCGCAGACGGCGGCGAACTTCGTGTGGACACTTTTTCTCCCGGTACTCTCGCAGATAATCATTTACCTCCCGCCGAAGAGAATCCCCGCGACTCTCCTCACGAATCTCTTTCTCGCCGCCTTTCCCGCGCTGCTCATCCCGCCACAGTACGCTCAAAATTATCTCATCAGCTTCGGCTCCTCGTTTCTCTTCACCGCCGGCTGCTCCTACGCCATCCGCCGCGAATTCACCGCGCGCCGCGAACTCCACGAAGCCCACGAAAAACTCCGCGCCCACTCCGCCCAGGCCGAAGCCCTGGCCGCCGCTGAGGAACGCAACCGCCTCGCCCGTGAGATCCACGACGGCGTCGCCCACCACCTCACCTCCGCCCACGTCCTGGTCGAGGCCGGCCTCGCGCTGCTCCCGCCTTCCTCATCACCGCCCGCAACCGACTCGCTCCAAAAAGCCCAACAACAAATCCGCTCTGCCCTCAACGAACTCCGCGACTCCATCGCCAGCCGCCGCCCCGCCCACGACACGCCACTTCCCGACCGGCTCGATCAACTCATCCTCGAAGGAAACTTCCCCGCCACCCTCACCGTCTCCGGTCCGCCGCGCCGCTTCGCATTCACTCACGAACAAGCCCTCTACCGCGTCGCCCAGGAAGCGCTCACCAACGCCCGCAAACACGCGCCCGGCCACGCCATCCGCCTCCAGCTCGATTTCTCCGCACCCGAAAACATCCGCCTCCGCGTCGAAAACGACCAGCCCGCTCAAAGCTCCAGCGGCGACGGCGCTTTCGGCCTCCTCAGTCTCCGCGAACGCATGCAACAACTCGGCGGCACCTTCCGCGCCGGCGCCGAAAACTCCGGCCAGTTCGTCGTCCTCGCCGAGCTCTCCGCATGA
- a CDS encoding response regulator — translation MITPPQKLRLLLVDDQALFREGLRTLLSLVPDFTLVGEAADGREAVSLAQKLRPDVILMDLRMPGMDGVEATRLIRQSVSAPQILVLTTFDHDNEVFTALAAGAIGYLLKDVPSEKLAEAIRCAARGESTLQPAVASKVVAEFARLQNKQQRRSAQPLIEPLSSRELEVLEQLATGRSNKEIASHLRIAEGTVKNHMSQVLTKLGVQDRTQAALHARELGLL, via the coding sequence ATGATCACGCCTCCGCAAAAACTCCGCCTGCTCCTCGTGGACGACCAGGCCCTCTTCCGCGAAGGCCTCCGCACGCTCCTCTCGCTCGTCCCCGATTTCACCCTCGTCGGCGAAGCCGCCGACGGACGCGAAGCCGTCTCTCTCGCGCAAAAACTCCGCCCCGACGTCATCCTCATGGACCTGCGCATGCCCGGCATGGACGGCGTCGAAGCCACCCGCCTCATCCGCCAGTCCGTATCCGCTCCGCAGATTCTCGTCCTCACCACCTTCGACCACGACAACGAGGTCTTCACCGCCCTCGCCGCCGGCGCCATCGGTTATCTCCTCAAAGACGTCCCCTCCGAAAAACTTGCCGAAGCCATCCGCTGCGCCGCCCGCGGCGAATCCACGCTCCAGCCCGCCGTCGCCAGCAAAGTCGTCGCCGAATTCGCCCGTCTCCAAAACAAACAACAACGCCGCTCCGCCCAGCCGCTCATCGAGCCGCTTTCCTCCCGCGAACTCGAAGTCCTCGAACAACTCGCCACCGGCCGCTCCAACAAAGAAATCGCCTCCCACCTCCGCATCGCCGAAGGCACCGTGAAAAACCACATGAGCCAGGTCCTCACCAAACTCGGCGTCCAGGACCGCACCCAAGCCGCCCTCCACGCTCGCGAACTCGGCCTGCTCTGA
- a CDS encoding GNAT family N-acetyltransferase translates to MAYVRKGVTFVGEENGVAVAVAVVEREEGEFELRNIAVAEKEQGRGLGREMLRCALMYAAGGGAKRITVGTGNSSLRALAFYQRNGFRITGVIRGFFDAYEPPIVENGIACRDMIRLTFEIGA, encoded by the coding sequence ATGGCGTACGTCAGAAAGGGTGTGACGTTTGTGGGCGAAGAAAATGGCGTGGCTGTTGCAGTAGCTGTCGTTGAGCGAGAAGAAGGTGAATTTGAACTAAGGAACATCGCTGTTGCTGAAAAGGAACAGGGGCGAGGATTGGGCAGGGAAATGCTGAGATGCGCGTTGATGTATGCGGCGGGCGGCGGGGCGAAGCGCATCACGGTGGGCACTGGCAATTCGAGTCTGCGAGCGCTCGCGTTTTATCAGCGGAATGGTTTTCGCATAACCGGCGTGATCCGGGGATTCTTCGACGCGTACGAACCGCCGATTGTTGAGAACGGCATCGCCTGCCGAGACATGATCCGGCTGACATTTGAAATTGGCGCTTAA
- a CDS encoding beta-ketoacyl-ACP synthase 3, whose product METFLIEVPVPSMGATVNELTVIDIVIEPGAAVTKGQKLAELESDKSVFEFESPCAGTIRAVVGRAGDIISTGAPFLRIETSDVSLKHLEVKAGEEAAVTKAPAVAANGHAAAAKTVVVAAPVARVTTQPVTSVAAAPARTGIQWTPRASKIAQEAGLDPAAITDIGATGPGGRVSGDDVAAYLEKRKAGGAVADAGAGATASAGGAAGFDLRAAETVCIAGVGYAIPSGIRSNSEILKSFPDMTEEEVIKLTGIRERRYAVNGETATSLAVIAVQHALEQAKIDVKEIDGVIMATLIPDQPVPAMASALAKQLGIPRALAFDLNAACSGWLYALEVGRAFIRSGTAKKLIVVTAELLSRITNPKDHATAFLFGDGAGAAVLTDAAGGHRLARMALSGDADQFEAIQRPGGGAIRPFPDPQGKDQEDFFLQMNGGAVFKHAVIAFADQIEATLKRHNLKPDEVAWIVPHQANERILRAVGKRVGIPYEKFVVTIGKYGNTSAASVSMALGWAAEEEIFNAGDKIIFCSVGAGLTFAGGLLVW is encoded by the coding sequence ATGGAAACATTTCTGATTGAAGTGCCCGTGCCCTCAATGGGTGCGACCGTCAACGAGCTCACGGTGATCGACATCGTGATCGAGCCCGGCGCGGCCGTGACCAAGGGGCAGAAGCTGGCGGAGCTGGAGAGCGACAAGTCGGTCTTCGAGTTTGAGTCGCCGTGCGCCGGAACAATCCGGGCGGTGGTCGGCCGGGCTGGGGACATCATTTCGACGGGTGCGCCGTTTCTGCGGATCGAGACGAGCGATGTGTCGCTCAAACATTTGGAAGTGAAGGCGGGCGAGGAAGCTGCAGTGACGAAGGCTCCTGCAGTCGCCGCAAATGGCCATGCGGCTGCGGCGAAAACGGTGGTCGTGGCTGCGCCGGTGGCGCGGGTGACGACACAGCCGGTGACTTCGGTGGCTGCCGCTCCGGCGCGCACGGGTATCCAGTGGACGCCGCGCGCGAGCAAGATCGCGCAAGAGGCCGGGCTCGATCCGGCGGCGATCACGGACATCGGAGCGACCGGCCCTGGCGGGCGGGTGTCGGGCGATGATGTGGCGGCTTATCTGGAGAAGAGGAAAGCGGGCGGAGCGGTTGCGGATGCCGGCGCTGGAGCGACGGCGTCTGCTGGCGGTGCGGCGGGTTTCGATCTGCGCGCGGCCGAGACGGTGTGTATCGCGGGTGTCGGATACGCGATCCCGTCGGGCATCCGTTCAAACAGCGAAATTTTGAAGTCCTTCCCGGATATGACCGAGGAAGAGGTGATCAAGCTCACTGGCATCCGCGAGCGGCGTTACGCGGTGAATGGCGAGACGGCGACGAGCCTCGCGGTAATCGCGGTGCAGCACGCGCTCGAGCAGGCGAAGATCGATGTGAAGGAGATTGATGGCGTGATCATGGCGACGTTGATCCCGGACCAGCCGGTACCGGCGATGGCGAGCGCGCTGGCCAAGCAACTGGGCATTCCGCGCGCGCTGGCGTTCGATCTGAATGCGGCGTGTTCGGGCTGGTTGTACGCGCTCGAAGTGGGGCGCGCGTTCATCCGTTCGGGCACGGCGAAAAAGTTGATCGTGGTCACGGCGGAGTTGTTGTCGCGCATCACGAATCCGAAGGATCACGCCACGGCGTTTCTCTTTGGTGATGGCGCGGGGGCGGCGGTGCTCACGGATGCGGCTGGCGGACATCGGCTGGCGCGTATGGCGCTCTCGGGCGATGCGGATCAGTTCGAGGCGATCCAGCGTCCGGGTGGTGGAGCGATCCGGCCGTTTCCCGATCCGCAGGGCAAGGACCAGGAGGACTTTTTCCTCCAGATGAATGGCGGCGCGGTGTTCAAGCACGCGGTGATCGCCTTTGCGGATCAGATCGAGGCAACGCTGAAGCGTCACAATTTGAAACCGGACGAGGTCGCGTGGATTGTGCCGCATCAGGCGAACGAGCGCATCCTGCGCGCGGTTGGGAAACGCGTGGGGATTCCTTACGAGAAGTTCGTCGTGACGATCGGGAAGTACGGCAACACGTCGGCCGCGAGTGTCTCGATGGCGCTCGGCTGGGCTGCGGAAGAGGAGATCTTCAACGCGGGCGACAAGATCATCTTTTGCAGCGTGGGCGCTGGGCTGACATTTGCGGGTGGGTTGCTGGTGTGGTGA
- a CDS encoding glutamate-5-semialdehyde dehydrogenase — translation MSADLAQLVTSIAQRARAASLVLATTPPEQKNVALTRLAELIESSHETILAANVKDLAAAESNGLAKAQIERLTLNPARLAQLATSVREVVALPDPVGELLDETTRPNGLRIRRIRVPIGVIGIIYEARPNVTIDCAILCLKSGNAAILRGGKEIFHTNTAFAALITQALEHAGIPGDAVQLIPTTDRAALNTLLKLDQYVHCIIPRGGESLIRFVAENATVPVIKHYNGICFVYLDKAADAELAEKITVNAKASRVSVCNAAEQLLVHREAAEKLLPRVARALLAKNVQLRCDAASAAILEREKIALTPAVDADYRTEFLDYIIAIRVVDSLETAIATINRDSSAHSEAIVTADEKAARRFQAGVDSAAVFWNASTRFNDGFEFGFGAEIGISTDRLHARGPMGLRELCSYKFLVDGTGQVRG, via the coding sequence ATGTCTGCCGATCTTGCTCAACTCGTAACTTCCATCGCTCAACGCGCGCGTGCGGCGTCGCTTGTTTTGGCGACGACTCCGCCGGAGCAGAAGAACGTCGCCCTCACGCGGCTGGCGGAATTGATCGAGTCTTCGCACGAGACGATTCTCGCCGCGAATGTGAAGGATCTGGCGGCGGCTGAATCCAACGGTCTCGCGAAGGCGCAGATCGAGCGGCTAACGTTGAATCCGGCCCGGCTCGCGCAGTTGGCGACGAGTGTCCGTGAGGTCGTGGCGCTGCCCGATCCTGTCGGCGAGCTTTTGGATGAAACGACGCGGCCCAACGGTCTGCGCATCCGTCGCATTCGCGTGCCGATCGGTGTGATCGGGATCATTTACGAGGCGCGCCCCAACGTGACGATTGATTGCGCGATCCTCTGCTTGAAGAGCGGCAACGCTGCGATCCTGCGCGGCGGCAAAGAGATTTTTCATACGAACACCGCGTTCGCCGCGCTCATCACGCAGGCGCTGGAACACGCGGGGATTCCTGGCGATGCGGTGCAGCTCATTCCGACGACGGATCGGGCGGCGCTGAACACGCTCCTCAAACTCGATCAGTACGTGCACTGCATCATCCCGCGTGGTGGCGAGAGCTTGATCCGCTTCGTGGCGGAGAATGCGACCGTGCCCGTGATCAAGCACTACAACGGCATTTGCTTCGTCTATCTCGACAAGGCGGCGGACGCGGAGCTGGCGGAGAAAATCACAGTGAACGCGAAGGCGTCGCGCGTCTCGGTGTGCAACGCGGCCGAGCAGCTGCTCGTGCATCGCGAGGCGGCGGAGAAACTGTTGCCTCGGGTCGCGCGGGCCTTGCTCGCGAAGAACGTGCAGCTGCGGTGTGACGCGGCGAGCGCGGCGATTCTGGAGCGTGAGAAGATCGCGCTGACGCCTGCGGTCGATGCGGATTATCGGACGGAGTTTCTCGATTACATCATCGCGATCCGCGTTGTGGACTCGCTGGAGACGGCCATCGCGACGATCAATCGCGACAGCTCGGCGCATAGTGAGGCGATCGTGACGGCGGATGAAAAAGCGGCGCGGCGTTTCCAGGCGGGCGTCGATAGCGCGGCGGTTTTCTGGAATGCGTCCACGCGGTTCAATGACGGCTTCGAGTTCGGGTTTGGTGCCGAGATCGGCATCAGCACGGATCGGCTGCATGCGCGCGGACCGATGGGGTTGCGCGAGCTGTGCAGCTATAAATTTCTAGTCGATGGGACTGGTCAGGTGCGCGGTTAA